In Cyprinus carpio isolate SPL01 chromosome A5, ASM1834038v1, whole genome shotgun sequence, the sequence tgtcatcgtttaatCACACTCATGCAAACCCAAACCACTATCACTCTccttctaataaaaaaaaaaaaagttaactccTAGCAACTTCAAATTAAacttcaaacataaaataaaaagcactatTCAAGTATCTTAAAATTGATCCATATGTCTCaaacactatattccaagtcttctgaagttatacgaaaaagtgtaaataaagtgAAGTAGGTaacatgttttcatatttattatatgtagaataatgtttttttgctaAACAAATTTCACGTAcgcaaagtctagtgtgaccacgACCCTGAACTGTACCCCTTcaataatattcaaaattaaaactgGGGAAAACAAACAGAATGAGTTCTGGTGAATTGATAACTGCTACAAACGAATCACTGAAGTCCAATTCCTGGCTAAATGATTCTTGTGAACTGAATcaattgattcactaaaaaaggtCTGGCTCAAAAGAACGTTTATTTGCAAATTTGACATTGCCCCTTCTCTTATGAGCTCTTGGGAACATGCCAAGGAGAACTAGGATGGATATGAAGAATTGAATAATGACTTTTATGGTCTGTTTCTTGCATAAAGTGACTccaaaagacttggaatatagcagaAGTTGTATGAACTACTTAATATTGtggttttatgtaatttttcaagCTTGTTAGACCCAGTTCTCATTTGCTTCAATCGCATGAAAAAAAGCAATCAGCACCTCACTAAAAATTTAACCTtttttgttctgcagaagaaagcaagccatacaggtttggaacatcatgaatGAGattaactgatgacagaattctgatttgttgggtgaaccatccctttaaatgcTCACTATGAGACTGTTTGCCATCTGAGTGGCTTTCAGGGTCACCTCTACAGCTTCGCTCAGATAAAAAGATGCATCATACACAGCAGCAGAGGGTGTAGCATTTGAGTTTGGCTGCGTTGCGTCCCGTCCCGGCGTAGCGGTTCTTCTTGGGCAGCAGCAGAATGAAGGACACAGCCAGTGACACATGATAGAAACTGTGGACATAAGCGTAGTCCCACTCCTGCAAGAGCAAATGAACAAGTCATTACCACAGTTACGCAAACATGCGTTTGTGTAATGTGTTCCTCCAGTTGCAGTAGTTGTTTAAGAGCTGCACATTCATATTGTTACCTCAAAATAGAAGCGAAGCATCAAAGCAAGAGCGCCGAAGCAGAACCCTGGCCCCACTTGTTGAGTGTAAACACTTTTGTCAGGATAAAGACCTTTCTTTTCCTTCATTATTTGTAACTGGagcaaagacaaaacaatattGTAAAACCTTGTGAAAGCATTTGTGGTAGATAATAAAATCTTGAGTTTCCATGTTGTCAATAAGAGCAAAATACAGTTCCTCATCAAGTTTTTTTGGAGCTCTGCTCTTAAAAAGCAAGGTAAGAATGGCATCAGATGTCTCTCAAACTCACCCATTTGACTGTTATCATGAAGACAGCTGTTCCGATGGGGCCGGAGTAGATGCCGTAGCCTAAGCGGTCCTGGTAGATTCTCACAGCCGATGTCAACACCCCAAACATGGTGAGCGAAGATCGTTTGGGTTCATCGAAATCTCCCAGCGCTGGATTTGATCAAATGGACACATGTTCTTTACATGACACAGTGgaatgcaagatataaacactTGTCACACTGCTCAcgaaaaatactgttttaaatcaCTTTGTTTGACTTTTTGACCCGTGTGGGAGTGCATACCCtcacgaaaaagaagtttattcaagtgtgctattagtatacttcttttaaactaaaaataggaaagtatgcttttagtttactttttatgtacttctcagaaatgggctttatgtactcctcagaaatatacttaaaatgacatttaagtatacttgacttatacttacaaaaagtctaaatatacttgaactttacttaagtataaaataaacttgaagtatactactttttggtaagggtatctATGTCATACCTTCTCATGCTCGCCAGTAGCATACAGAGATGCTATTATTTGCTCACCTAGTAGCGTGACCCACATGGAGATAGCTGTGCCGTACACGCTGAAGTACTCCAGGATCTCATACTTCATGAAACACAGAATGGACAAGCCTGGACCATCACATGCATGGTAAATCTGAGCACAGATGGAGAAAACACATGACTGCTAAGTCACCTTGATAGAAAGGTTCCGGCTTAGAACATACATGTACATTTAAAAGGTTCTAGGATAGATTGGATTAGATGAAACTTTTCGTGTTCTTCTCTGGAAAAATGTATGAAGAAGACCTTTTTTATGGCCATAGTCAGAGATGCATCCAGTTATGCTATTAGTTGTGGTTCAGATTGAGCGAACTGAAGCAACTTGAGTTTTGTGAACTTTTCTTGATTGGTTGTTTTGTAATGAATCAAGAATTCAAGGGCCAGtttacacagaatgtgttttcatGTTCTCATGCACttccttttatttgttttctacGTAGAGGTAAATATTTGGATAGGgctatgtcatttaaaaaaaaataatctaatataaaataatatatttaaatatataaaataaataaatagaattttacctcacttttgctttaattgaaATTTAATATAATACCTATCATGcctatgttagttttttttttttaatttggcttttttaaaatgtacatttgcattttaaattgcgTTTTTGACCATTGCGCTTTGTCATGCTGCTTTTTCAAAGACATTGTTGTTTGTGAACAGCACAAGAaagaatattacatatatatttatgtatagggtaatataaaattaataatatgtcatataaaaacatattagaaataatataaataaatatattatttagattttaattaaaattaaaatacctaTGTAAACTTTTTAGCATATCACGCATTAGTGCCTCATTGTTAAGATGCcgtgtcaagttaaaagaagttcagtTTTTGAAAGTACATCTCTAGACCCTGCTTCTTTGTTCTACTTTTAAATGCAAGAccacattctgtgtgaacagccccttaaCCACAAATATATCATTACTAATGAGAGATACACAAGCTGTAAAGATGAAGTCCATAGTATTGTATATTTCTTTACACATCtttcaaataattttcaattCTCTTACCGCTGTGAAGAACATTGTGAAGAAATAGACCATGGCCTCCATATGGAAACCCCTCTTGGCGGCCACACTGGCTGCAGGCAGGAACACTAAACTGCTGATTGTGGGCAGCAACATCTTGGCAATAAACGCTCCCATTCTGACTCAGATAAAAGGCCTCAGGATTTCTGGAAAACTTGGAAGGACTTAAGAGATTGTCTGGTTGTTTCAAACTGCCAGATCTTTTGGAGAAGCGACCAAGAGAGAGTGAAGGGGCGACTCTCACACACTCGCAACCTCCTCTAGAGgatctttaaagtttaaatgactCAGAGGGGTCTGTATGCGCACTGTCATCAGAACAGCAGATGTCTGCATGAGGGCTGGGAGAGGCCTGCAATTACATGCCACGTTTCTGTCACACATGTTTGGGATTGTAGAACAACAGCGGGTTGGGGGGGCAAAAGTGAAGCCATTTATGGTGAACTTCAATGCTGAGTCAAAGTGTTTGCACGGAAAAAAATTCCTAGCGTGCCATTGGGTgtacagagaatttttttttaattgattttttcttaTACCGGTCAGTCTGAACGGCGATGTGTTGAGTATCAGACGTCGATTTTTTTCATAGGTGAATCGATCCTCagcagtggctgtagaaacaacTGTCTCTGTTGGGTTATTGACATTGGCCTCGCGAAAGCACCTGTATGCGTCATTGCAAATCTGTGTTTGACGTGAATGTGGTTCTGAGGGTAGAAGAATGTGAATGATTAAGGTGAGGTATAGGCTTAGGATGTTGTGTTAGAGACCGGTGAGTCTTGGGTAGACCCATTCCAGATGTACAGATACACCAGGAGCCTATTAAATGAGTGAAGAGAACCCAAGAACAAATTCTCACTTTGTACTGTCACATTTCATGTGGTCAAAATATGTCTTTTATATCAGTTAAATCTCTTATTTTTTTGCCGCTGAAACATTTTAGCATCTAAAATGTCCATATTTACATTCCAAAGTTGGCAATTTAGTCTGCAGAAACTTCTCCACGCAACAAACTATAATCAATAGCATccaaaaacaagaataaattgcaGTAATCAGATGTCAATGACACGTTCAATCTAAATCAACAGGAAACAGATGTGACTTAGTGATGTTTCTCTAATTTAAACTCGTGTTATTGAAATTTAGCGCAATAAATGGCAGCAAGATGAACTGTGAATGCTTGTGTTCTTGATTTAACCTACATAACGCAAAGGCATGTCCATTGTCTTATTTCTGTATCC encodes:
- the mymk gene encoding protein myomaker isoform X3, whose amino-acid sequence is MGAFIAKMLLPTISSLVFLPAASVAAKRGFHMEAMVYFFTMFFTAIYHACDGPGLSILCFMKYEILEYFSVYGTAISMWVTLLALGDFDEPKRSSLTMFGVLTSAVRIYQDRLGYGIYSGPIGTAVFMITVKWLQIMKEKKGLYPDKSVYTQQVGPGFCFGALALMLRFYFEEWDYAYVHSFYHVSLAVSFILLLPKKNRYAGTGRNAAKLKCYTLCCCV
- the mymk gene encoding protein myomaker isoform X2 yields the protein MGAFIAKMLLPTISSLVFLPAASVAAKRGFHMEAMVYFFTMFFTAIYHACDGPGLSILCFMKYEILEYFSVYGTAISMWVTLLALGDFDEPKRSSLTMFGVLTSAVRIYQDRLGYGIYSGPIGTAVFMITVKWLQIMKEKKGLYPDKSVYTQQVGPGFCFGALALMLRFYFEEWDYAYVHSFYHVSLAVSFILLLPKKNRYAGTGRNAAKLKCYTLCCCTSQPQMKEKARTIWTTPQKPWMRTCGPGLPLHKSQPRTM
- the mymk gene encoding protein myomaker isoform X1, which codes for MGAFIAKMLLPTISSLVFLPAASVAAKRGFHMEAMVYFFTMFFTAIYHACDGPGLSILCFMKYEILEYFSVYGTAISMWVTLLALGDFDEPKRSSLTMFGVLTSAVRIYQDRLGYGIYSGPIGTAVFMITVKWLQIMKEKKGLYPDKSVYTQQVGPGFCFGALALMLRFYFEEWDYAYVHSFYHVSLAVSFILLLPKKNRYAGTGRNAAKLKCYTLCCCQTSQPQMKEKARTIWTTPQKPWMRTCGPGLPLHKSQPRTM
- the mymk gene encoding protein myomaker isoform X4, which gives rise to MAIKKIYHACDGPGLSILCFMKYEILEYFSVYGTAISMWVTLLALGDFDEPKRSSLTMFGVLTSAVRIYQDRLGYGIYSGPIGTAVFMITVKWLQIMKEKKGLYPDKSVYTQQVGPGFCFGALALMLRFYFEEWDYAYVHSFYHVSLAVSFILLLPKKNRYAGTGRNAAKLKCYTLCCCQTSQPQMKEKARTIWTTPQKPWMRTCGPGLPLHKSQPRTM